The Halorussus gelatinilyticus genome contains the following window.
AGTCCGCAAGTGAAACGTTCAGCAGAACCCGCCAGACGGCCATCTCCAAGCGGGCGAACGCCTTACAGAGTGTCGAGGGTGCAGGGATCGAATCGAGATCGAGAGCGTCTCGAATCCGAGGCATCTCGATAAGTTCGTCAACGAGGTCGCGGTGCGTTGTCGTCTTCTTTACTTTCAGACAAAGCAAGACGACGTGTTGGCGAAGCGTGAACCGCTTCCGTGAATAGCGGGTTGAAAACCGTTCCACAGTACGGCGAGCCAACACCATAGCGCGTTCAACGAATCGAAGGAGTCGTGACTTCGGGAGAGCATCCATCTTCCCCCAACTACTCACCCGTCGTGTTTGTCAGCAAGGGTTTCAACAGGGCCCCGAGAGTGATTTTCTACCTCGGCGCGTGGTGGCGCGTCGTCTCGTTCGCCGACAGAGAAACCGAAGCAATCAGTCGAATCCGCCGAATCTCAGACCGGAATCCGGTCTACGATGGTGTCCTCGTCCACGACCAGATTGTAGGCCTCCTCGTCGTCGTTCCACAGCACCAGCACGTTTTCGAACGAGAGCAGGTCGCCGTACGCCGCACTCGCGAGGTCGGCGTTCATCGAGGTCTCGCGGGTCAGCACGGCGAAGTGGTCCTCGGCCTCGCTCCCGTCGCTGATTTTGAACAGGGGATTGCGGTCGCCCTCCGACAGCGAGTGGCTGAGTTTGAGCGCCACGAGGTCGATGCGCCCGGTGACGTGGCGGTCCATGTCGGCCATCTTGGCGACGTGTTCGGTGTCGAGGTCGAACTCGACTTTGCGGGTCCCGTCGGGGCGCAGAATCGAGTAGGAGAACTGCACGTCCACGTTGACGAACTCGCCCGACGCGCCCGCGGCCTCGTCGAGTTTGCGCTGGAACGCGGGCACCTCCACGTCGGGTTTCACGTCGAAGGACCACCCGCGGTCGGTCGGGCGCTCGCCGGGCCAGAGCCGGAGCGTCGGGGAGAACACCGTCGCGGCCCCGGCGTCGTCCGCCACGGCGCGCTCGACCCGCCGAAGCCCGATGCTGGTCTCGCGGTCGGCGGGTTCGAGCGCGACGACAGAGCCGTCCTCGGCGAGGAAATCGAGGTAGCGCCGGACGACCGCGGCGGGGTCGTCGAGTTCGTTCAGGACGTTGGCGAACAGCACGAGGTCGTACGGCTCGTCCGAGTCCGGTTCGAACTCCTCGGCGCGCTCGCGGTGGACGTCGGCGTGGAAGTTCCGGTCGGCGTCCGCCAGCAGGTGGTCGAACACGTCCGCGGCGGCGCTGGGTTCCACCGCGTCGTACTCCACGAGAGCGTCGTCCGGCAGGTAGTCGGCGAGACCGAGCGCCGGACCGCCGACGCCCGCGCCCACGTCGAGAATCCGGAGTCGGCGGTCGAGTAGGCCTTCCTCGGCGAGTTCGTGGACGACGTACTGGACCGCGGCGTAGTTGTCCGGCAGGTGGTAGATGGCGTAGGCGAGCGCGACCACCTTGTCGTACTCGACGGGGTTGTTCCGGAAGTAGTCGGATTTGAGTCGCTGGATGGTGTTCCGAAGCCGGTTGCCCGACTCGCCCTCGTGCCAGTCGGGACCGAACCGCTCGACCAGCAGGTCCTCAAGCTCCATGCCGTACTCCGGCGGGAACGCCTCGACGCTCCGGAACGTCGGCGCGATAGGCCCCTCCGCGACCGGTTCGAAGGTCCGGTCCTCGCGCTCGACCAGTCCGAGCGAGGGCGCTTCCTCGCGGAGAATCTGGCGGACGACGCCGGGATGCGGCCGGCTGTCGATGTATTCGGAAATCTCGTCGGCGTCGATGGGTCGGACCTCCCGGAGGTACTTCGCGTTCTCCCGGACCTTCCGTCGTAGTTCGTCGTTCATGAGTCGTCTGCCTCCGTCGGGGTCGCTTCGCTCGCGTTCGCGTCCTCGTCGGCCGCGTTCTGCCTCTCCTCGCTCGCTTCTCGGTACAACTGCGCGAACTCGTCTCCGTCTCCCGCCGCGTCGGCGAGGCGCGCGGCCGCCTGTGCGACCCGGTCCGCGCCGTCGAACGTCGCCTGAATCTCGGCGTAGACCGCGGGCGCGTTGCCCGTGACCTGCTCGGCGACCGCCGAGAGGTCCTCGAATATCGGCGTCGTCAGTCCCTCGGGCACCTCCTCGGCGGCCAGCGCGAACGAGAGGACCGCGGCGTGGGTCCCGGCCTGAACCGTCTCCATCGCCGAGTCGTGTTCGTCGGGCGTCGTCTCGACCAGTCGGTTGCCCGCCGTGGCGAGCGCGTCCAGAATCCTCTCGGTGACGGGACCGGACTCGTCGGCGACGACCGCGACGTTGCCGGGCGCGTTCGACGCCGCGAACAGCGGGTGGAGGCTCACGCGCTCGCGGTCCGGCGCGACCTCGCCCATCGCGGCCACGGGGTCGGCCATCCGGCCGGTCACGTCGAGTAGCGCGCGCTCGGCGTTCGGCGCGTGGCGCTCGATGGCCTCGCCGGCGGCCGACATCGGGACCGCGACGCAGACCGCCTCGAACGACTCGTCGGTCGAGAGCGGGACCGCGCGGCCGCCGACCGCGTCGGCGGCGGCTTCCGCGACCTCGGGGTCGGTGTCGGCGAACGCCACGTCCGCGTCGTCGAGTTCCGCGGCGACGACGCCGCCGACCCACCGACCCATCTCGCCCGCGCCGACGACGAGTAGCTTCATCGAGAGGGGATAGCCGGTCGGGTCTCAAAAGGGGTTCGCTACGAGTCGTTCGCTACTGCAGCGAGCGCGCCATCTCCAGTTCGCCGACCGCGCCGCCGGTCGGCTCGAACCCGGCCCCGCGGTAGAGACCGACCGCCGGGCGGTTCGTGCGCTCGACCGAGAGCCAGACGCGCTCGACGCCCGCCGACCGGCCCCGGCCGAGGAGCGTCCGGAGGAGCGCGGTCCCGACGCCCGCCCCGCGGTACTCGGGGTGGACGAACAGCGCGAGTTCGTGGCCCGGCCCGCCGTCGAGCAGGATGCCGTGGCCGACCGCGCCGTCCCCGTGCCACGCGACGACCCCGATGCCCTCGTGGAGTCTGTCGAGCCACTCGGCCCGTCGCCGGGGGTTCGCGGGCGGGATGCCCTGCGCGCGTCCGCCCGACTCGAAGGCGTCGTACATCGCCCCCAGCGCGTCGCGGGCGTCCGAGGCGGGAGCGTCGCTCGCGGACTCGCTCGCCGACTCACCATCGGATTCCACCGACTGCACGTCGGAATCCGCCGACTTTCCGTCTGACTCCGCCGATTCCTCGCCCGACTCCGCCGACTCCCCGCCGGCGCAAAGTCGGAGTACGCGACCCTCGTCGTCGGTGAACGTCCGCGGCGGCGCGGGGAACTCCTCGGCGTCTACTTCCGCGTCCGCCGCGTCCAGTTCGGCGTCGGTGGCGTCCGCGCTCATCGTCCTCCGGCGCGCCCGCGCAGACCGAGCGGGTCGGAAAGCGGACCGTCAGTCGGCCCGGTGCGAAGCGAGTTGTACGGGGCTATCGACGTGAGTCGTCGTCCCATTGCGACCCGACCCAGAACGTAGCGGGAGTTAAAGATAATGGTCTTTCATGATAAAAGTCGTAATATGCCCTTAGTTCACACGCTCGATGCGGGGCGTCCGCGACCCGGCCCGTCTCCGGGCTACTGGTTCCACGGCGCTTCGTCGGGGTCCACGATGCGTCGGCGCTCCTCGATGGCGTCGATTTTCTCCACGTCCTCGTCGTCCAGTTCCACGCCGAGGCTGAGCCAGTTCTCCCGGAGGTGTTCCTCGCTGGTCGCCTTCGGGATGGCGGTGACCCCCTTCTCGCGGAGCCACGCGAGACTGACTTGTTGGGGCGTCGCGTCGTGCTTCTCGGCGACCTCCTGTAGCGCGTCCACGTCCGACACGTCGCCGCGGGCGATGGGCGAGTAGGCGACCAGTTCCACGTCCACGTCGTCCTGCGCGCAGAACTGCTGGAGTTCGGTCTGCGGGAGCAGCGGATGCATCTCGACCTGATTGGCGAAGACGGGGTCGTCCGAGACCTCGACGGCCTCTTCGAGCAGGTCCACGGTGAAGTTGCTCACGCCGATTTCGTCTATCGTCCCCTCCTCGCGGAGTTCGGCGAAGGCGTCGAGCGTGTCCTCGGCCTCGTACTCGTCCGTGGGCCAGTGGACGTACAGCAGGTCCAGCGACTCGACGCCGAGGCGGTCCAGGCTCTCCTCCGCGCTGGTCAACACGTGGTCGAAGTCGAGGTTGTCGGGACTGACCTTGGTCGCCAAGAAGACGTCCTCGCGGTCCACGTCGGACTCCGCGATGGCGTCGCCGACCGCTTCCTCGTTGTGGTACCCCTCGGCGGTATCGACGTGCCGGTAGCCCATCCCGAGCGCCCGCCCGACCGCCTCGACGCACTCGTCGTACTCCTCCATCTGGTACGTGCCGAGTCCGAACATCGGCATCCCGTGGGTCGTCGGCGGCGAGAGCGCGGCGACCTCCTCGTCACGCTCCTCGGTCTCGGATTCGCCCGTCTCGGAGTCGGTCGCCTCCGTCTCCTCGGCGGCCTCCGCGTCCTCGGCCTCGATTTGGCTCTCGGCGTCCATCTCCTCGCGGTCGGTCTCCCCGCGCTCGGGGGGTTCCTCCTCCGCCTCGGCCGCTCCGGACTCGCCTTCCTCCGTCTCGCTCTCGCCGGGAGTCGCGCGCTCGCGGATTTCGCTGGCGGCCTCGGTCAGTTCGTCGTCCCCGCCCTCGATGGCCTCCGCCCCGTCGTCCTTCTGTCGCCCGAGGACGAACCCCATCGCGAAGGCGAGCGCGAACGGCAGTCCTTTCCGGAGAATGCCGCCGCCCTCGCCCGGTTCCTCGCGTGGCTCCTCGGTCTGAAGTCGCTGTCGAAGCATGGTCGGAGTTCGGCAGTCCCACACTTGCCGGTTGTGGCTGGTCTCCGGGCGGAACAGGGAGAGAGGGCGTGAATTGTCGAGATGACGAATACAGCTAGCCGGAAAGCCGAGTAAACGTCAGCTTCAGGCTTGAGCAACGGATTCTACCGCACAGCACCGCACCGCGACAGCCACGTCCTCCCCAACCGATTGCGTTGCTCGGTCTCCACTCCGTTCCGACCTGCGCTACTCGTCCACCGTCGGACAAACCGCGTCCGACGAGTCGTGCACTCACGTCCGTTCGCACAGACGCCAGCGCGCGCCGGGAGGTCGGTGTCCCGAAGTCCACGCAAACCAACACCGA
Protein-coding sequences here:
- a CDS encoding GNAT family N-acetyltransferase, with product MSADATDAELDAADAEVDAEEFPAPPRTFTDDEGRVLRLCAGGESAESGEESAESDGKSADSDVQSVESDGESASESASDAPASDARDALGAMYDAFESGGRAQGIPPANPRRRAEWLDRLHEGIGVVAWHGDGAVGHGILLDGGPGHELALFVHPEYRGAGVGTALLRTLLGRGRSAGVERVWLSVERTNRPAVGLYRGAGFEPTGGAVGELEMARSLQ
- a CDS encoding prephenate dehydrogenase/arogenate dehydrogenase family protein; the encoded protein is MKLLVVGAGEMGRWVGGVVAAELDDADVAFADTDPEVAEAAADAVGGRAVPLSTDESFEAVCVAVPMSAAGEAIERHAPNAERALLDVTGRMADPVAAMGEVAPDRERVSLHPLFAASNAPGNVAVVADESGPVTERILDALATAGNRLVETTPDEHDSAMETVQAGTHAAVLSFALAAEEVPEGLTTPIFEDLSAVAEQVTGNAPAVYAEIQATFDGADRVAQAAARLADAAGDGDEFAQLYREASEERQNAADEDANASEATPTEADDS
- a CDS encoding aldo/keto reductase — its product is MPMFGLGTYQMEEYDECVEAVGRALGMGYRHVDTAEGYHNEEAVGDAIAESDVDREDVFLATKVSPDNLDFDHVLTSAEESLDRLGVESLDLLYVHWPTDEYEAEDTLDAFAELREEGTIDEIGVSNFTVDLLEEAVEVSDDPVFANQVEMHPLLPQTELQQFCAQDDVDVELVAYSPIARGDVSDVDALQEVAEKHDATPQQVSLAWLREKGVTAIPKATSEEHLRENWLSLGVELDDEDVEKIDAIEERRRIVDPDEAPWNQ
- a CDS encoding small ribosomal subunit Rsm22 family protein, with translation MNDELRRKVRENAKYLREVRPIDADEISEYIDSRPHPGVVRQILREEAPSLGLVEREDRTFEPVAEGPIAPTFRSVEAFPPEYGMELEDLLVERFGPDWHEGESGNRLRNTIQRLKSDYFRNNPVEYDKVVALAYAIYHLPDNYAAVQYVVHELAEEGLLDRRLRILDVGAGVGGPALGLADYLPDDALVEYDAVEPSAAADVFDHLLADADRNFHADVHRERAEEFEPDSDEPYDLVLFANVLNELDDPAAVVRRYLDFLAEDGSVVALEPADRETSIGLRRVERAVADDAGAATVFSPTLRLWPGERPTDRGWSFDVKPDVEVPAFQRKLDEAAGASGEFVNVDVQFSYSILRPDGTRKVEFDLDTEHVAKMADMDRHVTGRIDLVALKLSHSLSEGDRNPLFKISDGSEAEDHFAVLTRETSMNADLASAAYGDLLSFENVLVLWNDDEEAYNLVVDEDTIVDRIPV